In a genomic window of Zingiber officinale cultivar Zhangliang chromosome 9B, Zo_v1.1, whole genome shotgun sequence:
- the LOC122023729 gene encoding ammonium transporter 1 member 2-like produces the protein MACSADDLAPLLGINGTGAATYICNQLSDAGHAIDSTYLLFSAYLVFAMQLGFAMLCAGSVRAKNTMNIMLTNVLDAAAGGLFYYLFGFAFAFGSPSNRFIGKHFFGLKNMPESVYGYDYSFFLFQWAFAIAAAGITSGSIAERTQFPAYLIYSSFLTGFVYPVLSHWYWSGDGWAAAAASPGKSLLFKSGVIDFAGSGVVHMVGGIAGFWGALIEGPRIGRFDHAGRTVALRGHSASLVVLGSFLLWFGWFGFNPGSFLSIFKSYGPSGSIHGQWSAVGRTAVTTTLAGCAAALTTLFGKRLQNGHWNVVDVCNGLLGGFAAITSGCSVVDPWAAIICGFVSAWVLIGLNALAARFKYDDPLEAAQLHGGCGTWGILFTALFARKKYVNEVYPGHDNRPYGLFMGGGGRLLGAHIVAILVNIAWTSATMAPLFYVLNKLRLLRITAEEELQGMDLTRHGGFAYVYHDEDSTAPHLATFQLKSATNRVDSAATPEA, from the exons ATGGCTTGCAGCGCCGACGACTTGGCCCCTTTGCTGGGGATCAACGGCACAGGCGCCGCCACCTACATCTGCAACCAGCTCTCCGACGCCGGCCACGCCATCGACAGCACCTACCTGCTCTTCTCCGCCTACCTGGTCTTCGCCATGCAGCTCGGCTTTGCCATGCTCTGCGCGGGTTCTGTGCGCGCCAAGAACACCATGAACATTATGCTCACCAACGTCCTCGACGCCGCCGCCGGCGGCCTCTTCTACTACCTCTTCGGGTTCGCCTTCGCCTTCGGCTCGCCCTCCAATCGCTTCATCGGCAAGCATTTCTTCGGTCTCAAGAACATGCCGGAGTCCGTGTACGGCTACGACTACTCCTTCTTCCTTTTCCAGTGGGCCTTTGCCATCGCCGCCGCCGGCATCACCTCCGGCTCCATTGCTGAGCGCACGCAGTTCCCAGCCTACCTTATCTACTCCTCCTTCCTCACTGGCTTCGTCTACCCTGTTCTCTCCCACTG GTACTGGTCCGGTGACGGATGGGCGGCAGCTGCCGCGAGCCCCGGCAAATCTCTCTTGTTCAAGTCCGGGGTGATCGACTTCGCCGGATCCGGAGTGGTTCACATGGTCGGAGGGATCGCCGGTTTCTGGGGCGCGCTCATCGAGGGACCCCGCATCGGGCGGTTCGACCATGCCGGCCGCACAGTGGCGCTGCGCGGCCACTCCGCCTCCTTGGTGGTGCTCGGCTCGTTCCTCCTCTGGTTCGGGTGGTTCGGCTTCAACCCGGGCTCCTTCCTCAGCATCTTCAAGTCGTACGGTCCTAGCGGCAGCATCCACGGCCAGTGGTCGGCCGTCGGCCGCACCGCGGTCACCACCACCCTCGCCGGCTGCGCCGCCGCTCTGACCACTCTGTTCGGGAAGCGCCTCCAGAACGGGCACTGGAACGTGGTCGACGTCTGCAACGGCCTCCTCGGTGGCTTCGCGGCCATCACCTCCGGGTGCTCCGTCGTCGACCCGTGGGCGGCCATCATCTGCGGCTTCGTCTCCGCCTGGGTCCTCATCGGCCTCAACGCGCTCGCCGCCCGTTTCAAGTACGACGACCCGCTGGAGGCGGCGCAGCTCCACGGCGGGTGCGGCACCTGGGGGATCCTCTTCACCGCCCTCTTCGCGCGGAAGAAGTACGTGAACGAGGTGTACCCGGGGCACGACAACCGCCCCTACGGCCTCTTCATGGGCGGCGGCGGGCGACTGCTCGGTGCGCACATCGTGGCCATCCTGGTCAACATCGCGTGGACCAGCGCCACCATGGCGCCCCTCTTCTACGTTCTCAACAAGCTCCGCCTACTGAGGATCACGGCGGAGGAAGAGCTGCAAGGCATGGACCTCACCCGCCACGGCGGCTTCGCCTACGTCTACCATGACGAGGATTCCACCGCCCCACACCTCGCCACCTTCCAGCTCAAGTCCGCCACCAACCGTGTCGACTCAGCAGCCACGCCGGAGGCTTAA
- the LOC122023731 gene encoding 60S ribosomal protein L37-3, with amino-acid sequence MGKGTGSFGKRRNKTHTLCVRCGRRSFHLQKSRCGSCGYPAARIRKYNWSVKAIRRKTTGTGRMRYLRHVPRRFKNNFREGTEAAPRKKAAAAN; translated from the exons ATG GGGAAGGGCACGGGGAGCTTCGGGAAGAGGAGAAACAAAACTCACACGCTCTGTGTGAGGTGCGGACGGAGGAGCTTCCATCTCCAGAAGAGCCGCTGCGGCTCCTGTGGCTATCCTGCTGCTCGGATCCGAAAGT ATAACTGGAGCGTGAAGGCCATTAGGAGAAAGACTACTGGAACAGGTAGGATGAGATATCTCCGTCATGTTCCTCGGAGGTTCAAGAATAACTTCAGGGAAG GAACTGAAGCAGCTCCAAGGAAGAAAGCTGCCGCAGCAAATTAA
- the LOC122023730 gene encoding 101 kDa malaria antigen-like: protein MVASNSNGNDEPRQRQVQAEIRDMLSTLTGRLAALGRSITRSDGGGGAEHGFGIITLAGENNGAIMKAEMEELMDVQGGTFDDDNGMLTYANSNYQAVNNSIILGGSTIADDPGVHVDIKRHIEEEEDEVEDARENKEEKKKKEKEEKKKKKKKKKEEEEVEEEEEEGEEDEEKEEEEEEVEAD from the coding sequence ATGGTGGCCAGCAATAGCAACGGCAACGACGAGCCCCGTCAGCGCCAGGTCCAGGCGGAGATCAGGGACATGCTCTCAACGCTCACCGGCCGCCTCGCTGCCCTCGGAAGGTCCATTACGCGCtccgacggcggcggcggcgccgaGCACGGCTTCGGGATCATCACGCTCGCCGGCGAGAACAATGGCGCGATAATGAAGGCAGAGATGGAGGAACTGATGGACGTGCAGGGCGGCACGTTCGACGACGACAACGGCATGCTCACTTACGCCAACAGTAACTACCAGGCCGTCAACAACTCCATTATCCTCGGCGGGAGCACCATCGCCGACGACCCCGGCGTCCACGTGGACATAAAACGCCACAttgaggaggaggaagatgaggtgGAGGATGCTCGCGAAAATaaagaggagaaaaagaaaaaggagaaagaggagaagaaaaagaaaaagaaaaagaaaaaggaggaggaggaagtggaggaggaagaagaggagggagaagaagatgaggagaaagaggaagaggaagaagaagtagaagcgGATTAA